A genomic stretch from Fusarium musae strain F31 chromosome 9, whole genome shotgun sequence includes:
- a CDS encoding hypothetical protein (EggNog:ENOG41): MNSEDDSQDERKGPGILNKKISKEKKEMEWYETNNPRRQRFRGGIPVVDELPEDREPNEYSRIGYALNNAPIATQTYTGLLLGPHEPLRYDGKHDLPGKAIRVPTTNGIKVVFKPYKLLLYRGRSRAQPLHDDQHRFVYLAQGKPESGQQVGDCFIRLEEIHKRMNGTSFDYEEDYDLYMEYRRIRSRIAKTTAKKPKKTLEDQFAALQNDRGGDDCIELFRVWAEILRRSQGDKLAAKDFFGRYWDAVIPPEITGIFAAGFRIIVGLNYTKSRDYPDVNLLTTEQRKLLKEEVLGVVQRVVDTTRLKFRPQLTIDNVFIDDEFTVNATNGAADWSAIGWRSLDTHPAGLYSIAVDLPVRHFLRYAVDGKPFWQPKYEAPPQQSALDLNGRLGRCRPHTLRTRTEVNNLSIDGARNRPRNPTQDKCVAAGGYSANLALSDLYPGYYPTAADAKKRRVAEVANNLVLGTPDTNTVMMRYEAFVKRLAEHANGHQGCTVVVETEIQYPTLEGWNEDWIRQSQYTWLAPALFYKYENPNSTPAMSMERELYPLNRESCLLFQALLDKSFENICWGWNCWGDNDVGRTLLDAMRVADDDEEGPSEEKAIELVNEDLAQRPE, encoded by the exons ATGAACTCCGAAGACGACAGCCAAGATGAAAGGAAAGGCCCAGGCATacttaataagaaaataagtaaggagaagaaagaaatggaATGGTATGAAACGAATAATCCTCGGCGACAGAGATTTCGTGGTGGCATTCCTGTTGTCGATGAGCTGCCAGAAGATAGGGAGCCGAATGAGT ATTCACGAATAGGCTACGCACTGAATAATGCACCGATAGCCACTCAAACATACACTGGACTTTTATTGGGACCTCACGAGCCTCTTCGATATGATGGTAAGCATGACCTCCCCGGCAAAGCAATCCGTGTACCAACAA CTAATGGTATCAAGGTCGTCTTCAAGCCATACAAACTGCTCCTCTATCGTGGCCGCTCTAGGGCTCAGCCATTACATGACGACCAACATCGGTTTGTGTATCTGGCACAGGGCAAACCTGAGTCGGGGCAGCAGGTAGGGGACTGCTTCATACGGCTCGAAGAGATTCACAAGCGTATGAACGGTACGAGCTTTGACTATGAGGAAGATTATGATTTGTATATGGAATATCGCAGAATCCGGAGCCGCATTGCAAAAACCACTGCGaaaaagcccaagaagactcTAGAAGACCAATTTGCAGCCCTTCAGAATGACAGGGGGG GGGACGACTGCATTGAACTATTTCGCGTTTGGGCTG AGATACTCCGAAGGTCACAAGGCGATAAGCTAGCAGCAAAAGACTTCTTTGGTCGCTATTGGGATGCTGTAATTCCACCTGAAATCACAGGTATATTCGCAGCCGGGTTCAGGATCATTGTGGGATTGAACTACACAAAAAGCAGAGACTACCCTGACGTGAACCTTCTGACAACTGAGCAACGCAAGCTTCTGAAGGAAGAAGTGTTGGGCGTAGTGCAGCGTGTTGTTGATACGACTCGTCTCAAGTTCAGACCTCAACTTACTATCGATAATGTCTTTATCGACGATGAGTTTACTGTCAATGCCACCAACGGTGCGGCGGACTGGTCCGCTATCGGATGGAGATCTCTTGACACGCATCCGGCAGGCCTTTACAGTATCGCTGTGGACCTACCAGTACGGCATTTCCTTCGTTACGCTGTCGATGGTAAACCATTTTGGCAACCGAAATACGAAGCCCCTCCGCAGCAGTCTGCTCTGGACCTTAACGGGCGGCTGGGCAGATGCCGCCCACACACACTGCGAACAAGAACTGAGGTCAACAATCTTTCGATAGATGGCGCGAGAAACCGCCCGAGAAACCCAACTCAGGACAAATGCGTGGCTGCTGGCGGGTATTCTGCGAACTTG GCTTTATCGGACCTATATCCTGGCTATTACCCGACGGCTGCCGAcgcgaagaaaagaagagttGCAGAG GTCGCTAATAATCTTGTGCTCGGCACGCCTGACACCAACACAGTTATGATGAG ATACGAAGCTTTTGTTAAACGTCTCGCTGAGCATGCAAATGGTCACCAAGGCTGTACAGTGGTCGTCGAGACAGAAATTCAGTATCCAACCCTCGAAGGATGGAATGAGGATTGGATTAGACAAAGCCAGTACACATGGCTTGCACCCGCCCTTTTCTACAAGTACGAAAACCCCAACAGCACGCCT GCCATGTCCATGGAACGGGAATTGTATCCGTTGAACCGCGAGTCCTGCCTGTTATTTCAGGCCCTCCTTGATAAGTCCTTCGAGAACATATGCTGGGGGTGGAATTGCTGGGGCGATAATGATGTTGGGCGAACTCTCCTAGACGCTATGCGtgtggctgatgatgatgaggaagggCCAAGCGAAGAGAAAGCGATCGAGTTGGTTAATGAGGATCTAGCCCAGAGACCCGAATGA